Proteins encoded within one genomic window of Chroicocephalus ridibundus chromosome 7, bChrRid1.1, whole genome shotgun sequence:
- the LOC134518889 gene encoding transcription factor 15-like → MKAGGGAAAAAGEGPRRAAAAAAAGGGGRRRRRGGGGGGRRAAANARERDRTHSVNTAFGALRRLIPTRPADRRLSKVETLRLASSYISHLANVLLLQRRQAEGGDAPQPCPQPAPQHGPQPPPPAAAAAPAPRHICTFCLGEQRKRHREGEKPLSAPALGGH, encoded by the exons atgaaggccggcgggggggcggcggcggcggcgggcgagggtCCGcgtcgggcggcggcggcggcggcggcggggggcggcgggcggcggcggcggcgggggggaggcggcggcgggcggcgggcggcggccaaCGCCCGCGAACGGGACCGCACGCACAGCGTCAACACGGCCTTCGGCGCCCTCCGCCGGCTCATCCCCACCCGCCCGGCCGACCGCCGCCTCTCCAAGGTGGAGACGCTGCGCCTGGCCTCCAGCTACATCTCCCACCTGGCCAACGTCCTGCTGCTGCAGCGGCggcaggcggaggggggggacgccccccagccctgcccgcagcccgccCCGCAGCACGGCCCGCAgcctccgccgcccgccgccgccgcagcccccgcgccccggcACATCTGCACCTTCTGCCTCGGCGAGCAGCGGAAGCGG CACCGAGAAGGAGAGAAACCGCTGTCTGCTCCAGCTTTAGGTGGACACTGA